AATAAAATTACTGATAATGATTTTCTCGTACTAATATTCGATGGTATAAAAATCAAGCCTTAGAACTGGCATTTCTAAATACCGACAAATATATTGCAAATTATTGtatcatttattataaaatttcttatagTCACTAGCAGAAATTAAATCTACTGCAACATCCTAGCACATAACATACCCGCGTATCACTATCCACCATCCACTAAAAATTTGAAGACACACACTGTTAAAGTTAGGGACACGAATGATTCATTCCATGTACGTTATCCGCATCACATGATTGCAACTGACAGTTTCCAAGCGTATATACTTTCATAGTATTCTAAAAAAGTTCTACCGACTAGACGAATCGATCAGTTGAACAAATAGCTAAAAAACTCGCGCAAGCGTTGAACTTCTGCCAACATCCTCTATATGTAGACGCTGGGTTTCTAACAATGGTATTATTTCGCGATGACGACCGAAGTAGTGATCACAGAAGGTGACAGCAAGAGAAATAGTGACTATAGTCTTCAATTGAACCGGTGGTTCTTAAAACCGATCGGCGCTTGGCCATCGTCTCCTTCCACGACAAGGCTCGAAAAGATCGTTTCACTTATTTTAAACGTCGTTTGCTTTAGCACCTTGGTTCTTACTGCGATTCCTAGTTTACTAGTAATAATTCTGGAAGACGAGACGTTCAACTTCAAATTGAAGACCTTCGGCTTTGTGAATCATTGGTTCGTCAGCAGCTTTAATTACGCGGTTTTACTAATGCACAACAAAGATATACGAAAGTGCGTGTCATACATAGAAGCTGACTGGCGAACAGTGACCAGAGAGGAAGATCAACACGTGATGTTGAAAAACGCGAGAATCGGTCGCTACATAGCTGCGTTCACTGCTATTTTTGTGCAATCAAGCGTCTTGTGCTTTTGTTTTGTGACAGCATTGAATACAGTAGAGATTCGAATTGCGAACGAGACGAGAGTTTTACATGTGCTACCTTGTGCAGTATATAAGAAGCTGGTGAACGTCGACGAAATTTCAACAAACGAATTCATGCTTTTCTTGCAAATCTGGTCTACTGTTATCGCAAATTTTAGTACAATTGGCATCTTTAGTCTCGCAGCAGTTCTAACTGCTCACGCATGCGGTCAGCtaaatgttattacgttatggaTCGCTGAATTCGTCAATGAAACCAGAGTAGAAAAGAAAACTGGTGGTTTTATACAAATCGGAGTAATCGTAGAACGACATCTGAGGACATTGAAGTAaggtttttttaaaaatctttttttgTCTGGCTTTTAAGGGTGATCATTTGCATTATATTACGTGTTAATTGCAgttttatatcatatatcgaGGATGTGATGAATAAAATCTGTTTGTTGGAAATGTTAAGGTGCACGATGGATATATGCGTAATTGGCTACTACATTCTATCGGTACATGATTACTATACTTTTATCGTTTGCCTGTTATTTTCCACAGTGGATATAACTTTAATTTTCTGTGTAATTGTTCTATTCTTTTTACGATTTCGTCTTAGGAATGGGCAGAGCATGATATTCGAAATTTGGCATCGTATTTTATGATGTTCGTTACAATCTGTTTTAACATTTTCGTAATATGTTACATCGGTGAACTATTAACGGAACAGGTATCAGAGAGACATTAACACTCTAACTCTAGAACTAACCGAGTaatcaaaattaataattaatcatttttcatATAACTTTTATAGATTCACAATGATACATTTTTGGTAATTTGAATGATTTTTTCATATGTCattcatttttttcaatttctttggcACCTACATGTTTCACACATCGGTCTAATGTTAATACGGGGTAATATAAATTCTGGAAATCAAATTCGTGATGACTAATTCAACAAATTCTTAACAGTGCAAGAAAATTGGTGAAGTTGTTTACATGACGAACTGGTATTATTTACCCGGTAAAACAATCCTCGACTTGATTATGGTCATCGCACGATCAAATCTGGTCGTTCATATCACTGCAGGAAAATTAGTTCATATGTCCGTTTACACTTTTGGTAGTGTAAGTTTATTCTATACTTGTACTCATAGCAATGTTGTCTGTTCACATGAAATATTCTGCCATTTCAGGTGATAAAGACAGGTTTCGCATATTTGAATTTGTTGCAGCAAATGATGTGATAAAGTGGAATTCTGAAAGGATATTATAAGAGAatgtcaacaaataaataagtcGTCGATTGaactaattttataattaatgttaCAGACTATAATACATGATTGTCAACCTAATAGATTTAGTTAAGTGTAAGAATACTTGCGGTGTAAAAAATCTATGGGGTGATAGATTGAAGAATCGTTTGTTATAGCTATACTCCATTGTTCTCATGTTTTTATTACATGTTATCTCTTCGAGTTCTTCGTTGGAAACataataattattcttaatGTTTGTTCGTAATactattcgataatataaaaatcaaatCCTACGACTGGCATTTGTAAATACCGACAGAAACAATGCAAAGTATTATACCATTTATCATTCAATTTATCATAATCACTAGCACAAATTAAGTCTACTACATCTCCCTAGCACCTGactattaaaaatttgaagGTATACACTATTAAAGTTAGAAACAGAAATGATTCACTGCACGCACACTATCTACTTCCAACAATTGCAATTAACAGTTTCTAAGCGTATATACTTTCATAATATCCTAAAACAAGTTCTACCAATTGATGAATAGATCGGTAGAACTCACACAAGCGTTGCACTACCCCATGCATCCCCCATAGTTGCACGACTGCTGCCTAACGGCAGTCTCACTCCGTGATGACAACCAGAGCAATGATCATCGATACtgacaacaacagcaacagtgACTACAGTCTTCAATTGAATCGATGGTTTTTAAAACCAATCGGTGCATGGCCCTCGTCTTCTTCCACCCTAGTTATTGCACCCCTGCGTTCATTAAAACTCTCTTTGGGTTACTTATTccctatttttttattcttttcttcttctttctttttcaacttTTCGAGATATCATAGAACCCTTCTCTCTCGTCTTCGCTCACCACGTCTTCTAACTTGATACCTACTGTGGATTCCCTACAGCCCCTTGTTAAATATTCTAAATTCCCGACCCATACAGATAACACCCTACATCCAGATCATGATTACAATGAGGACATAAATTTAAGCATTCGATGGAATCTTCGAATTAAAAAATTGGTCGGTCTATTGTC
The Bombus vancouverensis nearcticus chromosome 6, iyBomVanc1_principal, whole genome shotgun sequence DNA segment above includes these coding regions:
- the LOC117157669 gene encoding uncharacterized protein LOC117157669; protein product: MTTEVVITEGDSKRNSDYSLQLNRWFLKPIGAWPSSPSTTRLEKIVSLILNVVCFSTLVLTAIPSLLVIILEDETFNFKLKTFGFVNHWFVSSFNYAVLLMHNKDIRKCVSYIEADWRTVTREEDQHVMLKNARIGRYIAAFTAIFVQSSVLCFCFVTALNTVEIRIANETRVLHVLPCAVYKKLVNVDEISTNEFMLFLQIWSTVIANFSTIGIFSLAAVLTAHACGQLNVITLWIAEFVNETRVEKKTGGFIQIGVIVERHLRTLNFISYIEDVMNKICLLEMLRCTMDICVIGYYILSCKKIGEVVYMTNWYYLPGKTILDLIMVIARSNLVVHITAGKLVHMSVYTFGSVSLFYTCTHSNVVCSHEIFCHFR